Proteins co-encoded in one Sporosarcina sp. FSL K6-1522 genomic window:
- a CDS encoding dipeptide ABC transporter ATP-binding protein, which yields MSQNLLEVHNVKKYFPLKKKMFSKTQEYVKAVDGVSFTVKEGETLSIVGESGCGKSTTGRVLMKLLEPTEGKIIFEGQDITNFSEDEIRPYRKEFQMVFQDPYASLNPRLTVKEIIEEPLIVHNVAKDKRAARIAELLEVVGLNKYHANRYPHEFSGGQRQRIGIARALAVNPKLIIADEPVSALDVSIQSQILNLLKDLQEQYNLTYLFIAHDLSVVEHISDRVGVMYLGRFVELAERDELFKTPRHPYTRALLSAVPIPDPTVKRERIILKGDIPSPANPPSGCTFHTRCPYAQQTCKEQVPAFRDLGEGHFVACHFAEELQDQ from the coding sequence ATGAGTCAGAACTTGTTGGAAGTGCACAACGTTAAAAAATACTTTCCATTAAAGAAGAAAATGTTCAGTAAAACGCAGGAGTATGTCAAGGCTGTTGATGGTGTTTCGTTTACGGTGAAAGAGGGCGAAACGTTAAGCATCGTTGGTGAAAGTGGTTGTGGGAAATCAACGACTGGTCGTGTCTTGATGAAGTTGCTTGAGCCTACGGAAGGGAAGATTATTTTCGAGGGGCAGGATATTACGAATTTTAGCGAGGATGAAATTCGTCCGTATCGAAAAGAATTTCAAATGGTGTTCCAGGATCCGTACGCTTCCCTTAATCCGCGCTTGACGGTAAAGGAAATTATTGAAGAGCCGCTGATTGTGCATAATGTAGCCAAAGACAAGCGCGCAGCGCGTATTGCTGAGTTATTGGAAGTCGTTGGCTTGAATAAGTATCATGCAAATCGGTATCCCCATGAATTTAGTGGTGGGCAGCGTCAACGTATCGGGATTGCAAGGGCGCTCGCAGTGAATCCGAAACTGATTATTGCAGATGAGCCGGTATCGGCACTCGACGTGTCGATTCAGTCACAAATCCTCAATTTATTAAAAGACTTGCAGGAACAGTACAACTTAACCTATTTATTTATCGCCCATGATTTAAGTGTGGTTGAACATATCTCTGATCGTGTAGGTGTCATGTATTTAGGGCGATTCGTTGAATTGGCGGAACGGGATGAATTGTTCAAAACACCTCGTCATCCGTATACGAGAGCATTGTTAAGTGCAGTTCCAATTCCAGATCCTACAGTTAAGCGCGAACGTATCATTTTAAAAGGGGATATTCCGAGTCCGGCAAACCCACCTTCTGGCTGCACGTTTCATACGAGATGCCCTTACGCTCAACAAACATGTAAAGAGCAAGTACCCGCATTTCGTGATCTAGGCGAAGGTCATTTTGTAGCCTGTCATTTTGCAGAAGAATTGCAGGATCAGTAA
- a CDS encoding ABC transporter ATP-binding protein, with translation MDDVLLRVNNLQTHFSSESGVVKAVDGVTFEVSKGETLGIVGESGSGKSVTSLSIMKLLKDTPGRIAGGEIIYDGVDLVNVSESQMRKIRGNDIAMIFQEPMTSLNPVYKIGRQLEEAIILHLKFTKKEARTHAVQMLTAVGISRPETIVNEYPHQLSGGMRQRVMIAMAMACNPALLIADEPTTALDVTIQAQILDLMRNLTKTSDTAILLITHDLGVVAEMCDRVVVMYAGRAVEESDVYSLFANPKHPYTQGLLASTPKMGERVERLQSIPGNVPIPTRMPEGCKFAPRCQFAMDICWEKEPEYKEVSTKHSCRCWLHEEVLNDESELVGSAQR, from the coding sequence ATGGATGATGTTTTATTGAGGGTGAATAATTTGCAAACACATTTTTCAAGTGAGTCTGGGGTTGTAAAAGCAGTAGATGGCGTGACATTTGAGGTTTCGAAGGGCGAAACACTTGGAATTGTTGGCGAGTCTGGTAGTGGAAAAAGTGTGACCTCGTTATCGATTATGAAGTTATTGAAAGACACACCAGGTCGGATTGCAGGTGGTGAAATAATCTATGATGGAGTTGACCTTGTCAATGTAAGTGAAAGCCAGATGCGAAAAATCCGTGGTAATGACATTGCGATGATCTTTCAAGAGCCGATGACCTCTTTAAACCCTGTCTATAAAATTGGACGTCAATTGGAAGAAGCTATCATTCTTCATTTGAAATTTACGAAAAAAGAAGCGCGCACACATGCCGTTCAAATGTTGACTGCGGTAGGGATTTCAAGGCCTGAAACAATTGTCAACGAATACCCTCATCAGCTTTCTGGTGGTATGCGGCAGCGGGTCATGATTGCTATGGCAATGGCTTGTAATCCAGCGTTATTAATCGCGGATGAGCCGACGACGGCATTGGACGTAACGATTCAAGCGCAAATATTAGATTTAATGCGGAATTTGACGAAAACATCGGATACAGCCATTTTGCTCATTACGCATGACTTAGGTGTCGTTGCAGAAATGTGTGATCGCGTAGTGGTTATGTATGCGGGGCGTGCAGTCGAGGAAAGTGATGTCTATTCACTATTTGCAAATCCAAAACATCCATACACGCAGGGATTATTGGCTTCTACGCCTAAAATGGGTGAGCGAGTAGAGCGATTGCAATCGATTCCTGGGAATGTGCCGATTCCAACGCGGATGCCTGAAGGATGTAAATTTGCACCAAGATGTCAATTTGCGATGGATATATGTTGGGAAAAAGAGCCGGAATATAAGGAAGTTTCAACGAAGCATTCTTGTAGATGTTGGCTGCATGAGGAGGTGCTTAACGATGAGTCAGAACTTGTTGGAAGTGCACAACGTTAA
- a CDS encoding ABC transporter permease subunit, translating into MQMSMENITSRTPFSEFWRKFKKQKLAFAAFFFVIFLVIIALIGPAIVPYDVTEPDYENVLSGPSAKHWAGTDAYGRDIFSRIVAGTQISLYVGLTSVLLGAVGGTILGLLAGYYGKWMDRVIMRFCDVLLAFPGILLAIGIIAILGPGLGNVIIAVAIFSIPVFARIVRSSTLAVKSTLYVEATKSVGAKHRRVIWKHIFPGTLSSIIVYFTMRIGTAILTAASLSFLGLGAQPPSPEWGAMLSGGRDYLNIAPHVTLFPGLAIFVTVLAFNLLGDGLRDALDPKIKE; encoded by the coding sequence ATGCAAATGTCTATGGAAAATATTACGTCGAGAACTCCATTCTCGGAGTTTTGGCGGAAATTTAAAAAACAAAAACTGGCATTTGCAGCCTTCTTTTTTGTTATATTTCTCGTCATCATCGCACTCATTGGTCCGGCAATTGTACCTTATGATGTGACAGAACCGGATTATGAAAATGTACTTTCGGGCCCATCTGCTAAGCATTGGGCCGGGACAGATGCTTATGGAAGAGATATATTTAGCCGTATTGTTGCAGGTACACAAATTTCGCTATATGTCGGTTTAACTTCGGTATTACTCGGTGCAGTTGGCGGAACCATTTTAGGACTTCTTGCAGGTTACTATGGAAAGTGGATGGACCGGGTCATCATGCGATTTTGTGATGTATTACTCGCATTTCCGGGGATTTTATTGGCAATTGGAATTATCGCGATTTTAGGCCCAGGTCTTGGAAATGTCATCATCGCTGTTGCGATATTTAGTATTCCCGTGTTTGCTCGTATTGTCCGCAGCTCGACGTTGGCGGTGAAATCGACGTTATATGTGGAAGCGACAAAGTCTGTAGGGGCAAAGCATCGCCGTGTGATTTGGAAGCATATCTTTCCAGGGACACTTTCGAGTATTATCGTCTATTTTACAATGCGTATCGGTACAGCGATTTTAACGGCAGCGAGTTTGAGTTTCCTTGGATTAGGGGCTCAACCACCTTCACCTGAGTGGGGAGCGATGTTAAGTGGTGGGCGAGATTATTTGAATATCGCACCGCATGTCACACTCTTTCCAGGGTTAGCGATCTTTGTTACCGTGTTGGCTTTTAACTTATTAGGCGATGGATTACGGGATGCACTCGATCCAAAAATTAAAGAGTAA
- the gsiC gene encoding glutathione ABC transporter permease GsiC — translation MLGFITKRLIEIIPILFLVTILIFLFVHMIPGDPARLVAGQDATIEDVEMVRKELGLDKPIHEQYISYMANLFKGDLGTSLKTKRPVLEEIGERFMPTFWLTVWSMVWAVCIGLIIGVISATKRNKWQDYLGMFGAVSGLSLPSFWLGLLLIQIFAVTLGWLPSGGMESWKSYILPAFTLGTGVAAVIARFTRSSLMDVLKEDYIRTGRSKGLNERNVIWGHGLRNAMIPVITMTGLQFGFLLGGSVVIETVFSWPGLGKLLIDSVAYRDYPVIQAEMLLFALQFILINLIVDLLYGVLNPQIRYE, via the coding sequence ATGCTCGGTTTTATTACAAAGAGGCTCATCGAAATCATACCAATTTTGTTTTTGGTAACCATTCTCATCTTTCTTTTCGTACATATGATCCCAGGTGATCCAGCTCGTCTCGTTGCAGGGCAAGATGCAACTATTGAAGACGTGGAAATGGTAAGGAAAGAATTAGGGTTGGACAAACCGATACACGAACAATACATCTCTTACATGGCGAATCTATTCAAAGGGGATTTAGGCACATCGCTTAAAACGAAACGCCCGGTTCTTGAAGAAATTGGGGAGCGCTTCATGCCGACATTTTGGTTAACCGTCTGGAGTATGGTGTGGGCAGTTTGTATTGGGTTAATAATTGGTGTGATTTCGGCAACAAAAAGAAATAAGTGGCAAGATTATTTAGGAATGTTTGGCGCTGTTTCGGGGCTATCATTGCCATCATTTTGGCTAGGTCTTTTACTGATTCAAATTTTCGCAGTGACACTCGGTTGGTTACCTTCAGGTGGAATGGAATCATGGAAAAGCTATATCCTCCCTGCCTTCACACTTGGGACAGGGGTAGCAGCAGTCATCGCTCGTTTTACAAGATCTTCCTTAATGGATGTATTGAAAGAAGATTATATCCGTACAGGTCGATCAAAAGGGTTGAATGAGCGCAATGTCATTTGGGGACATGGATTGAGGAACGCTATGATTCCGGTTATTACGATGACAGGTTTACAATTCGGTTTTTTACTCGGTGGATCGGTTGTCATTGAAACGGTATTTAGCTGGCCTGGTTTAGGAAAACTGCTAATCGATTCAGTGGCGTATCGGGATTATCCAGTCATTCAAGCAGAAATGTTACTGTTCGCTTTGCAATTTATTTTAATCAATTTAATCGTAGATTTGTTGTATGGCGTGTTGAACCCACAAATTCGATATGAGTAA
- a CDS encoding glutathione ABC transporter substrate-binding protein encodes MRKAFSVLSLLALSLVLVLAGCTSGSGDGKDLAKGSDKGGEKATKEGKDIVIAVADNFTGMDPHDTNDTLSNSAQKAMLEGLLGFDKDMNVVNVLAEEYTASEDATEFIFKLRENVKFHDGTSFNAEAVKVNFDRLSDPESGLKRHSLFSLIQNIEVLGDYEVKFTLSEPFGAMINTFAHPSAMIHSPKALEEFGKEVARNPVGTGPFKFVEWKPSEGLEVVKNEEYWKEGSPKVDSITFKPVSENGSRIAMLQTGEADFIYPVPTEQADSINGKNGIEVESNPSIIVSYMAMNTMKKPYDDVKVRQALNYAVNKEAFVKVVTNNYASISDSIIAPDVQYYAKQDPYAFDLEKAKSLLKEAGYENGFKATLWGGNSSSTIKAMEFLQQQLAQVNVEVEVVPMEAGTVSDKIWSVQKAEDAEIELYYGGWSPSTGDADWGIRPLVGGADAFPPKSYNISYYDNPEVNASIQAALQTADSDKRAAAYKEAQEIIWKDAPWVNLTTGKTMAGKKNYLDGVYLLPDGSLSVTDIEIK; translated from the coding sequence ATGAGAAAAGCGTTTAGCGTACTTTCTTTACTAGCTTTATCGTTGGTTCTCGTACTAGCCGGTTGTACAAGCGGCTCGGGCGATGGAAAAGACCTAGCAAAAGGTAGCGATAAAGGGGGAGAAAAGGCAACAAAAGAAGGCAAGGACATTGTCATTGCAGTAGCAGATAACTTTACAGGCATGGATCCACACGATACGAATGATACATTATCGAACTCAGCTCAAAAGGCGATGTTGGAAGGTCTTTTAGGCTTCGATAAAGATATGAACGTTGTGAACGTGTTAGCAGAAGAGTATACAGCGAGTGAAGATGCGACTGAATTCATATTCAAGCTACGCGAAAATGTGAAATTCCACGATGGCACATCTTTTAACGCAGAAGCAGTTAAGGTGAACTTTGATCGACTTTCAGATCCTGAAAGCGGTTTGAAGCGACACAGTCTATTCAGCTTAATTCAAAACATTGAAGTACTTGGCGATTATGAAGTGAAATTTACATTATCAGAGCCATTTGGTGCGATGATCAATACATTTGCGCATCCATCTGCGATGATTCATAGCCCGAAAGCATTGGAAGAGTTCGGTAAAGAGGTTGCAAGAAACCCAGTCGGAACAGGTCCATTTAAATTTGTAGAATGGAAACCAAGTGAAGGCTTAGAAGTTGTGAAAAACGAAGAGTATTGGAAAGAAGGATCACCGAAAGTAGATTCGATTACGTTCAAGCCAGTATCGGAAAATGGTTCACGTATTGCGATGCTACAAACAGGTGAAGCAGACTTCATCTACCCAGTACCAACGGAACAAGCTGATAGTATTAACGGAAAAAATGGCATCGAAGTGGAAAGTAACCCGTCTATCATTGTCAGCTATATGGCCATGAATACGATGAAAAAACCATATGATGATGTGAAAGTGCGACAAGCATTGAACTATGCAGTGAATAAAGAAGCATTCGTAAAAGTAGTGACAAACAATTACGCAAGTATATCAGATTCAATCATTGCACCGGATGTTCAGTACTATGCGAAACAAGATCCATATGCATTTGATCTTGAAAAAGCAAAAAGCTTATTGAAAGAAGCGGGCTACGAAAACGGTTTTAAAGCAACGCTTTGGGGTGGTAACAGCTCTAGTACCATCAAAGCAATGGAGTTTTTACAACAACAATTAGCGCAAGTAAATGTAGAAGTAGAAGTTGTACCAATGGAAGCAGGTACAGTTTCCGATAAAATTTGGTCTGTTCAAAAGGCAGAAGATGCTGAAATTGAACTGTATTACGGTGGTTGGTCTCCATCAACAGGTGATGCGGATTGGGGTATTCGTCCATTAGTTGGCGGTGCAGATGCATTCCCACCAAAATCGTATAACATCTCTTACTATGATAATCCAGAGGTTAACGCATCCATTCAAGCAGCACTCCAAACGGCTGATTCAGACAAACGTGCAGCAGCATACAAAGAGGCACAAGAAATCATATGGAAAGATGCACCATGGGTTAACTTAACGACAGGGAAAACGATGGCAGGTAAGAAAAACTATCTAGACGGCGTCTATTTATTGCCAGATGGTTCACTAAGCGTTACCGATATTGAAATCAAGTAA
- a CDS encoding asparaginase has product MDAEYLIDVIRGEMVESRHEGHVAVVNSEGQLLYYNGDPNRVTFARSSMKPLQAIPIVETGAADFYNYNQAELSLACASHNGENQHTDRVKNILHKLDLTIDHLKCGTHPPRWQETYEELMKSGKEVTPEYNNCSGKHSGMLATAKYMGERVDDYYKMDHPVQQRILEVISDLSEIPMDEIEIGVDGCGVPVHGIPLKNLAMSFAKMANPVAFPEKRKNAIERVTAAMMAEPEMVGGTDRFCSDFMRIEDGRMFGKVGAEGVYCVGDKETGLGIAIKIEDGNSRATSPAVVEVLKQLNLLNEEQQERLQAYHQPELKNARQEVIGQLRPIFTLKNA; this is encoded by the coding sequence ATGGATGCGGAATATTTAATAGACGTAATAAGAGGCGAAATGGTAGAAAGTCGGCATGAAGGACACGTAGCGGTCGTGAATAGTGAAGGACAACTACTCTATTATAATGGGGATCCGAATCGTGTAACGTTTGCTCGTTCATCTATGAAACCGTTGCAAGCGATTCCAATTGTGGAGACGGGTGCTGCTGATTTTTACAACTACAATCAAGCAGAACTATCTTTAGCATGTGCATCACATAATGGAGAGAATCAGCATACTGATCGAGTGAAAAATATTTTACATAAACTAGATTTAACCATTGACCATTTAAAATGTGGCACACATCCCCCTCGCTGGCAGGAAACGTACGAGGAGTTAATGAAGTCTGGCAAGGAAGTGACACCGGAATACAATAATTGTTCTGGCAAACATAGCGGCATGCTTGCGACAGCCAAATATATGGGGGAGCGTGTCGACGATTATTACAAGATGGACCATCCTGTACAACAAAGAATTCTCGAAGTGATTAGCGATCTCTCTGAAATTCCGATGGACGAGATTGAAATTGGTGTTGACGGATGTGGAGTTCCGGTCCATGGGATTCCATTAAAAAACCTCGCGATGAGTTTTGCGAAAATGGCGAATCCTGTTGCATTTCCAGAGAAGCGAAAAAATGCCATTGAACGCGTAACAGCGGCAATGATGGCAGAACCGGAAATGGTTGGAGGAACGGATCGTTTTTGTTCAGATTTTATGCGAATTGAAGATGGACGGATGTTTGGCAAGGTAGGAGCTGAGGGTGTTTATTGCGTGGGTGATAAAGAAACAGGACTTGGAATTGCTATTAAAATTGAAGATGGCAATAGCCGAGCAACTTCCCCCGCTGTCGTTGAGGTACTAAAGCAACTGAATTTACTTAACGAAGAGCAACAGGAGCGTTTACAAGCATATCACCAGCCAGAATTGAAAAACGCAAGACAGGAAGTCATTGGGCAATTGCGTCCAATCTTTACGTTAAAAAATGCCTAA
- a CDS encoding sodium/proline symporter, whose product MHTIIMFEFVLYLVMMLVVGYVVSRRTKSHADFLLGGKQLPGWALAFSERATGESAWLLLGYTGFVFATGLSGIWVAAGIASGIIFAWLFLAKRFMKEAEETGALTLPSFLAQRFGKHGKVILWLSTILIFSFMMFYFGAQIAGAGKTLFAVFNIPPTVGAILSIVVVIILSYIGGFVTVVWTDMIQSLMMLVTLVVLPIVALFHISAADLSISQALTAAGPSMDSWTGGAIGFSLGLLLFNNFAWFFGFLGGQPQLSVRFMALRSKKEARTGSIVAISWTILAYGGAFMIGITALTLYQGQAFADVEMILPFMILDLMPPWIAGILLAGILAAIISTADSQLMVITSSVSEDIIRSAMNMKLSESKLVAISRITIICAGLVGLIIALTSKSLVFLVVSWAWAGVGCTLSPAIILTFFWKRYSGIGVIATIITGFLSTVLWISTPLEELATSRFTTFFIAAFAGIVFSLLFPDKEEKELDVVEEK is encoded by the coding sequence TTGCATACAATCATCATGTTTGAATTCGTATTATATCTAGTAATGATGCTCGTAGTTGGGTATGTCGTTAGCCGACGTACGAAAAGCCATGCTGATTTTCTATTAGGTGGAAAGCAGTTGCCAGGCTGGGCTTTGGCGTTCTCGGAACGTGCCACGGGGGAATCGGCTTGGCTTCTTTTGGGCTATACGGGCTTTGTCTTTGCGACGGGTTTATCGGGCATTTGGGTGGCAGCGGGGATTGCCTCCGGTATAATCTTCGCCTGGTTGTTTTTAGCGAAACGATTCATGAAGGAAGCGGAGGAAACCGGGGCGTTGACACTACCTAGTTTTTTAGCGCAACGTTTTGGAAAGCACGGAAAGGTGATCCTTTGGCTTTCTACGATTCTGATCTTTAGTTTTATGATGTTTTATTTCGGGGCCCAGATTGCCGGGGCGGGGAAAACATTATTCGCTGTTTTCAATATACCTCCGACCGTTGGGGCTATTTTAAGTATCGTAGTCGTAATTATCCTTTCTTACATCGGTGGATTTGTTACGGTCGTTTGGACGGACATGATTCAAAGTCTGATGATGCTTGTAACATTAGTTGTGTTGCCGATTGTAGCTCTATTTCATATTTCAGCAGCTGATTTATCGATAAGCCAAGCGTTGACTGCTGCTGGGCCATCCATGGATTCTTGGACTGGCGGGGCCATTGGGTTTTCTTTAGGGCTGTTATTGTTCAATAACTTCGCCTGGTTTTTCGGTTTTCTAGGTGGACAGCCGCAACTAAGTGTCCGCTTTATGGCGCTTAGAAGTAAGAAAGAAGCAAGGACGGGAAGCATCGTCGCCATCTCGTGGACAATTTTGGCTTATGGTGGTGCATTCATGATTGGGATTACTGCCCTCACATTGTATCAAGGACAAGCGTTTGCCGACGTCGAAATGATCTTGCCATTTATGATCCTCGATTTGATGCCGCCTTGGATTGCAGGTATTTTACTAGCGGGTATTCTTGCAGCGATTATTTCAACTGCAGATTCACAGCTAATGGTCATTACAAGTTCGGTCAGTGAGGATATTATTCGTAGTGCCATGAATATGAAACTATCAGAAAGCAAGCTCGTCGCCATCTCAAGAATTACCATCATTTGTGCTGGACTCGTAGGTTTAATCATAGCCTTGACATCCAAATCATTGGTTTTCTTAGTTGTCAGTTGGGCATGGGCTGGAGTGGGATGTACGTTATCGCCAGCAATCATCTTGACATTTTTCTGGAAACGCTACTCAGGTATCGGGGTTATCGCGACAATCATTACCGGATTTTTATCGACAGTTCTTTGGATCTCAACGCCACTCGAAGAATTGGCTACATCCCGTTTTACAACTTTCTTCATCGCCGCTTTTGCCGGAATTGTCTTTAGTTTGCTGTTTCCGGATAAAGAGGAAAAGGAATTGGACGTTGTGGAAGAGAAGTAG
- a CDS encoding FAD-dependent oxidoreductase: MHKADIIIVGGGVMGSSTAYALRMNGFEGRIVVFEKDATYQYASTPRSAGGFRQLYSTSINVQLSRYSLHVYKDFADNMAINGERAEIDFKQRGYLFLATESMMPYFAKQLRTQHEYGVPSELLTPKELLPIIPELEIGDLAGGLYCHEDGYLDPYSVMQAYRKKAQALGVEYIAEEVESLVTEGAGITGVRLTDGVMYGSRIVINCAGAWGAALSEKMGLPVPVVPLKRQMYVLDTARQLERKLPLTIDPTGVYFRHEGEKVVAGFSDDVPPGMDFTWKRSSFDTLWPILAHRVPNFEQLKLESGWAGLYDFNTVDQNAIIGEHPMMKGYFMALGFSGHGMQQAPGVGQGLAELICRGKYETIDLTPLRIERFAENDLVLENAIV; the protein is encoded by the coding sequence ATGCACAAAGCAGATATCATCATTGTTGGTGGGGGCGTTATGGGATCGAGTACGGCGTATGCATTGCGCATGAATGGTTTTGAAGGACGTATTGTCGTTTTTGAAAAAGATGCCACATATCAATATGCGTCTACGCCTCGCAGTGCCGGGGGATTTAGGCAGTTATATTCTACGTCGATTAATGTTCAACTGAGCCGTTATAGTTTGCATGTGTATAAAGACTTTGCCGACAACATGGCGATTAATGGAGAACGCGCAGAAATTGATTTCAAACAGCGGGGCTACTTGTTTTTAGCGACTGAAAGTATGATGCCTTATTTTGCGAAACAACTACGGACACAGCATGAGTATGGTGTACCTTCCGAGTTGCTCACGCCAAAGGAGTTATTGCCGATTATTCCTGAGTTGGAAATTGGGGATCTTGCGGGCGGGCTTTACTGTCATGAGGACGGTTATCTTGATCCTTATTCAGTCATGCAAGCCTATCGGAAAAAAGCACAAGCGCTTGGAGTGGAGTATATCGCAGAGGAAGTTGAGTCTCTTGTAACGGAAGGGGCCGGCATAACGGGCGTTCGTTTAACGGATGGTGTGATGTACGGATCTCGCATTGTCATTAATTGTGCCGGGGCGTGGGGAGCGGCTTTAAGTGAAAAAATGGGCTTGCCGGTACCGGTTGTCCCGTTAAAAAGGCAAATGTATGTGTTGGATACGGCACGACAACTTGAAAGAAAGTTGCCATTAACGATTGATCCAACGGGTGTTTATTTTCGTCATGAGGGTGAAAAAGTGGTGGCGGGATTTTCGGATGATGTTCCACCAGGCATGGATTTCACTTGGAAACGTTCGTCTTTTGATACGTTATGGCCGATTTTAGCCCACCGCGTGCCAAATTTCGAACAGCTTAAATTGGAATCGGGCTGGGCTGGTTTATATGATTTTAATACGGTGGATCAAAATGCCATTATTGGCGAGCATCCGATGATGAAGGGCTATTTTATGGCACTTGGTTTTAGCGGGCATGGGATGCAACAAGCACCGGGTGTTGGACAAGGGTTGGCGGAACTGATTTGTAGGGGAAAATACGAAACGATTGACCTGACCCCATTGCGTATCGAGCGATTTGCGGAGAACGACCTAGTGTTGGAGAATGCGATTGTCTAA
- a CDS encoding S-layer homology domain-containing protein, translating to MKRFSSLQKIASAALATMLAASAVVFAAPQQTQAEEEETLFFSDVHEDDHFYDAVLSLTARDIIKGYKDGTYRPYQSLTRGQAAKILALTLELDTEDVENPGFTDVNETDEFYGPIAALAQEGIINGYDVEGVKSFKPGNPLTRSQMAKIINLGFELEEETLTDTRFTDVKSDDEFAGYVQALLTHNITTGTTPTTFSPAAFVTRGQMASFVYRSEAAVLPGGLVAEDFGVLGESSYTAGVALTDGQTVSDIEFLAVEWYDHEDNLLALGFLTEKLAGEYPEATQLSMPFDAAFNYEADGYWDVEGDFEGEPTQVVFTVVYANGKEVSVENTRIASGGLVAQDFGFVSGSMYSAGVSFTEGKTLSDVAALTVEWFDHEDNLLVTGTLTDTLAAEYPEATQLSMPFDAAFDYEADGVWEVAGDIKGEPTKVKFTVTYTNGKEVSVENTRVATGDTVEED from the coding sequence ATGAAGAGATTTTCAAGTTTACAAAAAATCGCGAGCGCTGCTTTGGCGACAATGTTAGCTGCTAGCGCAGTTGTGTTTGCTGCGCCGCAACAAACACAGGCGGAGGAAGAGGAAACGTTATTCTTTTCAGATGTCCATGAAGACGATCATTTTTATGATGCGGTGTTGAGTTTAACCGCTCGGGATATTATTAAAGGATATAAGGACGGTACATATAGACCTTATCAATCGTTAACACGTGGACAAGCTGCGAAAATTTTAGCGTTAACGTTGGAGTTAGATACGGAAGATGTTGAAAATCCAGGTTTTACGGATGTGAACGAAACGGATGAGTTTTACGGTCCAATCGCTGCTTTGGCACAAGAGGGGATTATTAACGGTTATGACGTTGAAGGCGTAAAATCGTTTAAGCCAGGTAACCCACTGACACGCTCACAAATGGCGAAAATTATTAATCTAGGATTTGAGTTAGAAGAAGAGACGTTGACAGATACACGATTCACCGATGTGAAAAGTGATGATGAGTTTGCAGGATACGTGCAGGCGTTGTTGACGCATAACATTACAACAGGCACGACGCCAACGACATTCAGTCCAGCTGCGTTTGTGACACGTGGACAAATGGCTTCATTTGTTTATCGCAGTGAAGCAGCTGTTTTACCAGGTGGTCTAGTGGCGGAAGATTTTGGTGTGTTAGGGGAGTCGAGTTACACAGCTGGCGTAGCTTTGACAGATGGGCAAACTGTTAGTGACATCGAATTTTTAGCAGTTGAGTGGTATGACCATGAAGATAATCTATTAGCTTTAGGGTTTTTGACAGAGAAATTAGCAGGGGAATATCCGGAAGCGACACAACTCTCTATGCCATTTGACGCTGCATTTAATTATGAGGCAGATGGATATTGGGACGTAGAGGGAGATTTCGAAGGCGAGCCAACACAAGTCGTCTTTACGGTAGTTTATGCAAATGGGAAAGAAGTATCTGTAGAAAATACGCGAATTGCTTCAGGCGGGCTTGTTGCACAAGATTTTGGCTTCGTTAGTGGCAGCATGTATTCAGCAGGTGTTAGTTTCACTGAAGGCAAAACGTTAAGCGATGTAGCGGCGTTAACGGTCGAGTGGTTTGATCATGAAGATAACTTGCTTGTAACAGGGACGTTGACGGATACATTAGCAGCAGAATATCCGGAAGCTACACAATTGTCCATGCCATTTGACGCTGCATTTGATTATGAAGCGGATGGGGTTTGGGAAGTAGCAGGAGACATCAAGGGTGAACCGACGAAAGTGAAGTTCACTGTGACGTATACAAACGGTAAAGAAGTTTCAGTAGAAAATACGCGTGTTGCTACGGGCGACACGGTAGAAGAAGACTGA